Genomic segment of Iocasia fonsfrigidae:
TCTAAATGAAGGAGGACCCAGGAGTAGTCTGCTATCACTAAAAGCAAGATACAGTTCTTCCTGGTCACTACATAGAACTAACATCTCCCTCCCCTTTACTACTGTATTAGACAAATCTGTCAGTGAACTCAATAAATTTTCTGGCCCATAACTCTCTATTAATTCAAAAGAATCAATACTATATACAACACCTCCATTAATAATAAATACTATAATTAATACAAAGATAAAGTTTTTCATTATAAGCACCTCCACCCCTAGAGGGACTATTTATTTAGCACTAAGCAAATAGTACTATTTATTTAGTACTTTTCTCCATCAAATCTTTTTTCCCTTTTATTTTTATATATTTTATACTTTCATATCTTGCATAATTGAATATTCTTGCACTGACCCAGCACTCCCGTTATCATACATTAAGGTTGCACTGACCCAGCACTCCCGTTATCATATATTTAGATCCCATTAAACATAGAAAATTCAGTATCAACTGATTGTAAATTTAAAATAACAAATCTAAGTAGCAGACATATATTAGTATATAAAATAATATTCAAAATTATTTATTTTATTAATGGAGAAATAAGGAGGTGTTAAGATGAAACATCAAAAAAAACTATATATCTATCCTGATTATTCTTTATCTACTAAAAAAATTAATACATTAGAGTTACTTGCTGAAAAAGAAGTAAGTATCTTTAAAACTAATAATCTAAGTAATATCACTCCCCCCATCACTGAATTACTAGAACCTATAGTATCTGTCAATTTTGCCCGGGCAGTCCTTTTTAAAAACAAAATAGTCATTCAGGGTGAAATAAATAAAAATATGATCTATAAGGCAGATAACAATATTATTAATTATGAAGAAGAAGGAATAGAGTTTTCAAAAGAAATTAACCTCCTAGGCCTATCACCCTATTACTATACCGGCAAATTTAATCGTCTCGTTAAAAGTAATCCAGTAATTGAAATCAATAACCTTTCTGGGTTCTCAAACGGAATTGATATCCAGTTATATCTAAATAATCTTAGTGTAAAACAATTTCTACTTAATAGCACCAC
This window contains:
- a CDS encoding DUF3794 domain-containing protein, which translates into the protein MKHQKKLYIYPDYSLSTKKINTLELLAEKEVSIFKTNNLSNITPPITELLEPIVSVNFARAVLFKNKIVIQGEINKNMIYKADNNIINYEEEGIEFSKEINLLGLSPYYYTGKFNRLVKSNPVIEINNLSGFSNGIDIQLYLNNLSVKQFLLNSTTVEQKILVVFIIKVSRLTQNKIKLPKPAPVFTYHQKIPCNNKVIKKDKKIKRKREKDGVSSPLEVEEI